Proteins from one Sabethes cyaneus chromosome 2, idSabCyanKW18_F2, whole genome shotgun sequence genomic window:
- the LOC128734803 gene encoding LITAF domain-containing protein: MSKEAPPAYGFLPPPSAPPSYAQAVGGVPPASPYTANIPQPTGPSIITTVVPVGPQTTHMICPSCQAEINTQTTTSPGLIAYVSGFLIALFGCWLGCCLIPCCIDECMDVHHSCPHCKAYLGRHRR, encoded by the exons ATGAGTAAGGAAGCACCGCCGGCGTATGGCTTCCTGCCTCCGCCTTCGGCGCCACCAAGCTACGCACAAGCGGTCGGTGGAGTTCCACCGGCCAGCCCTTACACGGCCAATATTCCACAACCAACCGGGCCATCGATTATCACTACTGTTGTTCCAGTAGGACCGCAAACAACGCACATGATCTGTCCAAGCTGCCAAGCCGAGATTAACACACAAACAACGACCTCACCGGGTTTGATTGCCTACGTTTCGGGATTTTTGATTGCACTTTTTGG CTGCTGGCTCGGATGCTGTTTGATTCCGTGTTGCATCGACGAGTGCATGGATGTTCATCATTCTTGTCCGCACTGCAAGGCCTATCTTGGACGACATCGACGATAA